The region TGCCCGCCCCTCATCGCCGGGGTCGGCGTGGGCGGCACCTTCGAGAAAGCGGCTCTGCTCTCCAAGAAAGCGCTCTTCCGGGAGATCGGCAAGCCCAACCCGAACCCGGAGCTGGCCACCCTCGAGGCCGAGCTCCTCGACGGGGCGAACCGCCTGGGGATCGGGCCGCAGGGCTACGGGGGCGACACCACGGCCTTCGCCATTCACATCGAGACGTTCCCGTGCCACATCACCTCGCTCCCGGTGGCGGTGACGATCGAATGCCACGCGCATCGGCACAAAGAGGCCGTGCTGTGAGAGGCCGGGCCCGAGTCCGAGCGCGGGCTTTGCCCGCGCAACCCTTCCTCGGGGGGAGGTTCGGAAGGGGGGCGGAGCCCCCCTCCGAGAAGATCGCGTGTCACGCGCATCGCCACAAGGAGGGTGTCCTCTGAGCCTCGAGGTCGGCGGCGACGTGCTCCGGTTGACGACCCCTCTCTCGGACGGCGACGTCGTCCAGCTCCGGGCCGGGGACCGGGTGCGTCTGTTCGGGATCCTCCTCACCGGCCGTGATGCCGCGCACAAGCGACTCGTCGACCGACTCGACGAGGGGCAGCCGTTGCCGGTCGACGTTCGCGGCCAGATCATCTACTATGTGGGGCCGACGCCGCCGCCGCCTGGCATGGTGATCGGCTCGGCCGGGCCCACCACCGGAGGGCGCATGGACAGATATGCGCCCCGGCTGATGGCGCTCGGCCTCAAAGGGATGATCGGCAAGGGACACCGCTCGCAGTCGGTACGGGACGCGATGCGCCAGTGGAAGTGCGTGTATTTCGGGGCGGTGGGGGGGGCCGGCGCGCTCCTCTCCAGGTACATCAAGGCCGCCGAGATCGTCGCCTACGATGACTTGGGGACCGAAGCGATCCGCCGCCTCACCGTGGAGGACTTCCCGGTGATCGTGGTCAACGACACCCACGGCGGCGACCTCTACGAGGACGGGATGAAGCAATACGCGCGCCCGGCCGGGGAGGCCTCCGAATGAACGGGATCACTGCGACCAGGGTGACCGGCACGCACACCGGGCGGCCCCACATCGCCGGGCCGCTTCGCTGGGACCCCTGGTGGATCGAGCCGACCCTGGTGGTGACCGGTCTCGGCGCGTTCATCTTCTACTCGACCTGGGCCGCGCTCCAGAACGCCCATTACTACGCGGCCCCCTACCTCTCGCCCTTTTACTCGCCCTGCCTCACGGCGGAATGTCTGCACGTCACCGTGCCGCTGCTCGGCAGGCATCCGCAGCTTCCGATCATCGGCGTCCTGTCGCCGGCCTTCCTCGTCCTCTGGGGCCCCGGCCTTTTCCGCCTGACCTGCTACTACTACCGCAAGGCCTACTACCGCGCGTTCTGGGGGGTGCCGCCGGCCTGCGCCGTCCCGGACGTCCGGCGGGAGTACACGGGCGAGACGCGCTTCCCGCTCACCCTGCAGAAATGGCACCGCTACATGTTCTACGTCGCGGTCATCTTCATCGTGGTCCTCACCTGGGACGCGCTCCTGGCGTTCCGATTCCGGGACGGCTTCGGCGTCGGGGTCGGGACCCTCGTGATGTGGGCCAACGTGGTTCTCCTGGCCGGCTACACGTTCTCCTGTCATTCCTGCCGGCACGTCTGCGGCGGCGTCCTCGACGAGTTCTCCAAGGCGCCCGCCCGCTATCAGGTCTGGCGGTTCCTCACCCGCCTGAACGAGCGCCACCCGCTCTTCGCGTGGCTCTCGTTGTTCAGCGTCGGGCTCACCGACCTCTACATCCGGCTCGTCTCGATGGGCGTCATTCGAGACTTCAGGATCCTGTGATGAGCGCCGGAGACCGGTACGAAACACACGAGTACGACGTGATCGTGGTGGGGGCCGGGGGCGCCGGCCTCCGGGCGGCCGTCGAGGCCTCCGCGCAGGGAGTGAAGACGGCCCTGATCTGCAAGTCGCTCCTCGGGAAGGCCCACACGGTCATGGCCGAGGGCGGTATCGCCGCCGCGCTGGGCAACGTGTATCCGGAGGACAACTGGCAGGTCCACTTCCGGGACACCATGCGCGGCGGCAAGATGCTGAACAACTGGCGGATGGCCCAGCTCCACGCCCAGGAGGCACCCGAGCGGGTGCTGGAGCTCGAGCGCTGGGGCGCCCTCTTCGACCGGACCAAGGACGGGCTGATCCTCCAGCGTGACTTCGGCGGCCACCGCTACGCGCGCCTGGCCCACGTCGGGGACCGGACCGGCCTCGAGATGATCCGCACCCTCCAGCAGCACGCCGTTCACCGCGGGATCGACGTGTTCATGGAGTGCACGATCGCGCGTCTCCTCACGGACGACGGCCACATCGCCGGCGCGCTCGGCTACTACCGGCCTACCGGCCAGTTCGCCCTCTTCAAGGCCAAGGCGGTGGTCCTGGCCACCGGCGGCATCGGCAAGATCTGGAAGTTCAGCTCCAACTCCTGGGAGTACACCGGGGATGGGGTCAGCCTGGCCCTCGAGGCCGGGGCGGACCTGATCGACATGGAGTGCTACCAGTTCCACCCGACCGGGATGGTCTGGCCTCCCAGCGTCCGCGGCGTCCTCGTCACCGAAGGCGTTCGCGGCGATGGCGGGACCCTCACGAACGCGCTGGGCGAGCGCTTCATGTTCAAGTACATCCCGGAGTACTTCCGGGCCGAGACCGCGGACACCGAGGAGGAGGCCGATCGCTGGTACACGGACAAGAAGAATGCCCGGAGGACGCCCGACCTCCTGCCCCGCGACGAGGTGGCCCGCGCCATCAACGCGGAGGTCAAGGCCGGGCGGGGGAGCCCACACGGAGGCGTCTTCCTCGACATCGCCTCCCGGCGCCCGGCCGACTACATCAAGCGGCGGCTCCCGTCCATGTACCACCAGTTCAAGGAGTTGGCCGGCGTGGACATCACCAAGGAGCCGATGGAGGTGGGGCCGACCGCCCACTACATGAACGGCGGGGTACGCGTGGACGCGGACTCGACGGCCACGGCCGTCCCGGGCCTCTTCGCGGCGGGCGAGGTGGCGGGAGGCCTCCACGGGGCCAACCGGCTGGGTGGTAACTCGCTCTCCGACCTCCTCGTGTTCGGCCGCCGGGCCGGACTCTACGCGGCCGACTACGTGCGGGCGCTCAAGGGCACCGTGAAGATCGACGACGGCCACGTCGAGGCGGCCCGGCGCGAGGTGCTCGCGCCCTTCGAACGGACGGGGG is a window of Candidatus Methylomirabilota bacterium DNA encoding:
- a CDS encoding Fe-S-containing hydro-lyase, with translation MLRLTTPLSDGDVVQLRAGDRVRLFGILLTGRDAAHKRLVDRLDEGQPLPVDVRGQIIYYVGPTPPPPGMVIGSAGPTTGGRMDRYAPRLMALGLKGMIGKGHRSQSVRDAMRQWKCVYFGAVGGAGALLSRYIKAAEIVAYDDLGTEAIRRLTVEDFPVIVVNDTHGGDLYEDGMKQYARPAGEASE
- a CDS encoding fumarate reductase/succinate dehydrogenase flavoprotein subunit yields the protein MSAGDRYETHEYDVIVVGAGGAGLRAAVEASAQGVKTALICKSLLGKAHTVMAEGGIAAALGNVYPEDNWQVHFRDTMRGGKMLNNWRMAQLHAQEAPERVLELERWGALFDRTKDGLILQRDFGGHRYARLAHVGDRTGLEMIRTLQQHAVHRGIDVFMECTIARLLTDDGHIAGALGYYRPTGQFALFKAKAVVLATGGIGKIWKFSSNSWEYTGDGVSLALEAGADLIDMECYQFHPTGMVWPPSVRGVLVTEGVRGDGGTLTNALGERFMFKYIPEYFRAETADTEEEADRWYTDKKNARRTPDLLPRDEVARAINAEVKAGRGSPHGGVFLDIASRRPADYIKRRLPSMYHQFKELAGVDITKEPMEVGPTAHYMNGGVRVDADSTATAVPGLFAAGEVAGGLHGANRLGGNSLSDLLVFGRRAGLYAADYVRALKGTVKIDDGHVEAARREVLAPFERTGGENPYQIQHDLQETMQSLVGIIRTEAELKEAVQRIQALKDRAGRVGVEGARLYNPGWHLALDLGSLLAVSEAVTFAALERKESRGGHTREDYPKPDPHFAKVNVAVRHRNGKIVVTQEPLPEMPPELKKLLEDK